The stretch of DNA TGCGCTAGCTCATCCCCGCCGCTAAATTCGTAATAAATCCCGCGCGCGTCCTCTTTTTCTTCAAGCTTTCCGCCGAGCAAAAAGGCAAAGTTGCAGTCGATTTCTATCTCTTTAAAAAATGCGACTTCGTATTTAAAATAATCAGGCGGCATCTTTGAGATAGGTAACTCAAAAATATTTTCCTCGGTTTTTGGCGCATTTTCGCCTGCTAAAAGTGCAAAAGGAAGCGTGCAAGCTGCGATAAAAAGTAAAATTTTTCTCATGATTTCACTCCGATTTGAAAATACTTAAATCCATGCTCAGCCAAAGCTTTAGCGTTGTATTGGTTGCGCCCGTCAAATATAACAGCATTTTTTAGTCTCTCTTTGATCTCCATAAAATCAGGCGATCTAAACTCGCTCCACTCGGTTACGAGCACCATAGCATCGGCGTTATCAAGCGCGTCATATTTATTTTTAGTGTATTTTACATCTAAATTTGGCATATATTTTTTAGCTTCTTCGCTTGATTTTGGATCATACGCCACCACTTTCGCGCCAGCTTCGTCTAAAAGTTTTATCAAAGTTAGCGAGCTAGCCTCTCTCATATCATCGGTATTTGGCTTAAATGCAAGCCCCCAAAGCGCAATCGTCTTGCCCTTTAGATCGCCACCAAAAAAGTTATAAATTTTATCAAACAGTACTCTTTTTTGAGCCTTATTCCTTGACTCGACTGCGTTTAGAAGCTCTGGCTCAAAGCCATTTTGTCTAGCTGTGTAGATGAGTGCCTCAACGTCTTTTGGAAAGCAGCTGCCACCGTATCCACATCCTGGATAGATGAAGCTATAACCGATCCTTGAGTCGCTGCCGATGCCTTTTCTTACTAAATTTACATCAGCGCCCACGCGTTCACAGATATTTGCTATCTCGTTTATAAAACTTATTTTGGTTGCCAGCATCGAATTTGCAGCGTATTTTGTCATCTCGGCTGATTTTACGTCCATACAAATGAGCCTATCGTGATTTTTCATAAATGGCTCGTAAAGCTCTCTCATCACGCTAAAGCCCCACTCG from Campylobacter concisus encodes:
- a CDS encoding ecotin family protein, whose product is MRKILLFIAACTLPFALLAGENAPKTEENIFELPISKMPPDYFKYEVAFFKEIEIDCNFAFLLGGKLEEKEDARGIYYEFSGGDELAQTMMLCKDRKKKRRVYYEFTKILPGISPIRIITPKGVSAEIRMYERVKKIEAKKKGKSK
- a CDS encoding UDP-glucose dehydrogenase family protein, producing the protein MKVAVIGTGYVGLVSGACFAKMGNDVICVDVDEKKIEALKNGVVPIYEPGLADIVSECYKNGSLKFSTQITEALEHADVLFIAVGTPMGADGQADLKYVLSVAKSIGENLSKPLIVVDKSTVPVGTGAKVHEVIEAELKKRNVEVKFEVVSNPEFLKEGAAVEDFLKPDRVVIGASSEWGFSVMRELYEPFMKNHDRLICMDVKSAEMTKYAANSMLATKISFINEIANICERVGADVNLVRKGIGSDSRIGYSFIYPGCGYGGSCFPKDVEALIYTARQNGFEPELLNAVESRNKAQKRVLFDKIYNFFGGDLKGKTIALWGLAFKPNTDDMREASSLTLIKLLDEAGAKVVAYDPKSSEEAKKYMPNLDVKYTKNKYDALDNADAMVLVTEWSEFRSPDFMEIKERLKNAVIFDGRNQYNAKALAEHGFKYFQIGVKS